The nucleotide window TACAAAACTACTAGACATCGTTTCAAATAATGAAAAGCGATGTTCCTAGTAACATAAAACATCATTCTTAATAGATTAACTGATGTTGCCTAAAGGCACATACATCGTTCTCAGGAGAATAAGGTGGCAAGATGCACGTAAAAATGGACACGAACAAACAAAttttttggagactgatgtctACGAGTGTACTGGACATCGCTTCTGGAATAAAAATCGATGCAAATGTTCACGTAGGTATTGTTCgacatatactttattaagcataaaatgtgaaaatatgaagaattaaatatagttaacatataagattatgatgattataatgattatacatcgatttgttttttagaatcgatgttggttgttgtctgggacatcggttaaaaacgcgcttatactgatgtctatatcttactctacacccactaagacatcggtcgaaaattagtttaacatcggttctggaccgatgtctatgaacaaaattctagtagtgtgttTTTCCACTTCCGATAGTTATTCTGATAGGAAAGACGAGCACAAGAAGAGAAACAGAAAAGATGGAAAGACAGAGTAGAGAAAGTAGTCGTATACATAGGGGATTCTTAATTGTACCAATCACATTCTTATCCTTTGATTTAAAACTTCCTAGTATGTTTACAAATCTTAGAAAGTGCCCAAGGATCTTACCGAAAACAATTATTAAGTATCTATTTTAACTATCCgaattttcattcttttctttttgttttttgaaattgaaaatgaaacacaCATAAATTAGAGTAAAGCAGCCTATTTCATTAATTGATTGGAGTTCTTGAGCAAACATATCAGCGCTGCTGCATACAATGtactaaaaatatttattaatttCCCACAAAAGGTGGCAAGATCCATCATTTCGGAGGATAATAGTACTGCTTAATGGTAAATGTGGTCTGCAGAATGGTGGGAAGTACCTGCAGAAGGATAATGCCTACGAACGCATAAAGTAGTTTCCCTGGACTAGAAAAGTAATTTTTGATGAACCTTTCGAACCGGTACCGTCTCATCATGTAACGAGCATTCACTTGCTCGCAGAGGGCAGCATAGTAGAACTTCTTGTCCGGGATGTCCTTGTAAAGGTTTTGGAAGAATTTACCACCATCTTCATCACGCATCTTGTTATCTATTATTCTTGCGTTGCAAAGTAATTCCATATCTTCCTTTGAAGAGATAAGGTCATGCATCAAGATGGCGTAGGAACTAGGAAGTAATAATTTCTctctcataagtcataaccaTGGTAGCATTGCTCGATTGCAATGAGGTTTCTGAATAATGTTTCCGATGACATTCCAAAGTCAAGCTGCGGAATCACAAGAGTCCCATTCCATACACAACCCTTATTAAAATGAATGTCCAATATGGATCCACTTGCGTCGCTTCCGAATTTAATTTCTGCCTCTGAGAGAGTGGTCGCGGCACGCATTCGAAATGGATTGAAGTCAGAATTACCTTGATGAGTCGAAGAATGCATTTGATGATCTTCTGCTTCTCTACCAACTGCTCTACATGATCTCTCCTTTATGATCAATGGTTCAACCATCGAAGCTCTTACCAGATCAAGTATGTGCAGAACATCAGCATCACAATTATGCGTTTTATAGGTTGAGCAACAATTCTTTAGTGATGGTAGCACGCTGAGCACTTTCATGATGAGAATAGAGAGGGAAGCTTGATTTGGGTATATTTCAATGATAAGGCTATACAAACTGTGGATAACAAACCAAGGTAGTTGATTTTCTAGGAGCAAAATGTCATGGCATAGGAAATGAaacatacagtccatgttgaacACCGGGTCATCAAAGGCCCTGAGTTTCGGATCGTCACACTTCCGAAACAGCTGAATTAGGAAGCAACCGTCAACTATCATCATCTTGATGAACTCTTCAGAGGAAATATGATCAAGTGGTTCTGCATAAAAATCGCGCGCGCGTTGCTCAAATTCGCCTTCATTCTTTTTATCTGCGAGCTTAATGACTTCTGTAGTCAACTCTTCcaaagaaatattcttcataccGGTGAGAATTTCATTCAAATAGCTAGTTTTCACTCGTTCCATGAGTTGGAAATATTTTTCGCCATTGCCTTCTTTGCCTCCTTTACCTTCCTCCTTGCCTCGCTTTTCTGGATAATGATGAAAAGGTCCGATTGAAACAACGTCAGGTGTATATGCTTCTGGATTTTGTCTCCAGAGCACGTTAGGAACTCTGAAGACGCATTTCTTGCTTTTCTTGCTTTTCTCGTGGTCATCGAGAATATCGATACCTGTATGATCTCTACCACTTCTATGATTTGCGGACATGAGTGCTATATATGATCAATCCCCAACTAATCAGTGGATCTCCTGAAAAGGTTGAAACAAGTTGCAATTAATGGAGCATATAataaatcattaaaaaaaaatggagcaTATAATCGAGTTACCTAGAAATGAAAACGAATTAATGAATAAAATACTAAATGCATGTAATCAGCATATTAGAGCCAGCCCGTGGGTAAGGCAACCAAGGCAATTGCTTTGGGCCTCACCTGGACCAggcctcagtttttttttaaaagttcaTTAATTCaaatgtgaaaaataaaataatatgagaAAAATGTATTAGGCCCAAATCAGTTAACAAGCTTATTAATAGAAACTTTAACCACGTATG belongs to Rosa chinensis cultivar Old Blush chromosome 4, RchiOBHm-V2, whole genome shotgun sequence and includes:
- the LOC112198679 gene encoding UPF0481 protein At3g47200 — encoded protein: MSANHRSGRDHTGIDILDDHEKSKKSKKCVFRVPNVLWRQNPEAYTPDVVSIGPFHHYPEKRGKEEGKGGKEGNGEKYFQLMERVKTSYLNEILTGMKNISLEELTTEVIKLADKKNEGEFEQRARDFYAEPLDHISSEEFIKMMIVDGCFLIQLFRKCDDPKLRAFDDPVFNMDCMFHFLCHDILLLENQLPWFVIHSLYSLIIEIYPNQASLSILIMKVLSVLPSLKNCCSTYKTHNCDADVLHILDLVRASMVEPLIIKERSCRAVGREAEDHQMHSSTHQGNSDFNPFRMRAATTLSEAEIKFGSDASGSILDIHFNKGCVWNGTLVIPQLDFGMSSETLFRNLIAIEQCYHGYDL